A single Leptolyngbya sp. FACHB-261 DNA region contains:
- a CDS encoding response regulator transcription factor, which translates to MPRILVIDDDPSILELVAVNLEMAGYDVSQADDGIKGQALALQLVPDLIILDLMLPRVDGFTVCQRLRRDERTADIPVVMLTALSQTQDKVEGFNAGADDYLTKPFEVEEMLARVRALLRRTDRIPQAAKHSEILNYGPLTLVPERFEAVWFDKTVKLTHLEFELLHCLLQRHGQTVSPSEILKEVWGYDPDDDIETIRVHIRHLRTKLEPDPRHPRYIKTVYGAGYCLELPSVSAEVAAQ; encoded by the coding sequence ATGCCTCGGATCCTCGTCATTGATGACGACCCTTCGATTCTGGAACTAGTGGCTGTCAACCTGGAGATGGCCGGCTATGACGTTTCTCAGGCGGATGATGGCATCAAAGGACAAGCGCTTGCGCTGCAACTGGTGCCAGACTTGATCATCCTGGACCTGATGCTGCCTCGGGTTGATGGTTTTACAGTTTGTCAACGGTTACGTCGGGATGAGCGCACTGCTGATATCCCCGTGGTGATGCTGACGGCTCTGTCACAAACTCAGGACAAAGTCGAAGGCTTTAATGCAGGTGCCGATGACTACCTCACCAAACCCTTTGAGGTTGAGGAAATGTTGGCTCGGGTCCGGGCTCTGCTACGGCGCACCGACCGCATTCCGCAGGCAGCCAAGCATAGTGAGATTCTTAACTACGGGCCTCTAACTCTGGTGCCCGAACGCTTCGAGGCGGTTTGGTTTGATAAAACAGTCAAGCTGACCCATCTAGAGTTTGAGCTACTGCACTGTCTACTGCAACGCCACGGCCAGACAGTCTCACCCAGCGAAATCCTGAAGGAAGTTTGGGGCTACGATCCGGACGACGACATTGAAACCATTCGGGTCCATATCCGGCATTTGCGCACCAAACTGGAGCCGGATCCCCGCCACCCCCGCTACATCAAAACAGTCTATGGGGCTGGCTACTGTCTAGAACTGCCCAGTGTCTCAGCTGAGGTTGCTGCTCAGTAG
- a CDS encoding adenosine deaminase, giving the protein MTLYADLHRHLGGSVVPRILWRYFHRSGHTLAQRFPEYESFEEFYTRPRNTLDEYLELHTVVEQVQTAEALPYFIYRLIRGAYIFENLAYLELRYTPYLRTDERLSQHERIDQMAQIVDIVGAASSQHEYPIVTSQILCMHSRLPYEVNRAIVDLAAAKREYVCAVDLAGGDAHYAERLDEFVQLYRYARELGIKTTGHLYETPDGCYPELLPYLMRIGHGIQIPLRHPELLPQVARAGQCLEICPTTYVKTGTLSNLQELKSVFDRCFEAGVDIAICTDNAGLHNVRLQFEYENLLTLDVIGFEELKTCQDAAFRHAFAWPHTQRPERLLTGLLDVAAQ; this is encoded by the coding sequence TTGACACTTTATGCCGATCTTCACCGCCACTTAGGGGGGTCTGTAGTTCCCCGGATTTTGTGGCGCTACTTCCACCGCAGCGGACATACCCTAGCCCAGCGGTTCCCGGAGTATGAGAGTTTTGAGGAGTTTTACACTCGGCCTCGCAACACTTTGGATGAGTATCTAGAGCTCCACACGGTTGTTGAGCAGGTGCAAACGGCTGAGGCCCTCCCCTATTTCATCTACCGGCTGATTCGGGGAGCTTACATTTTCGAGAACTTGGCCTATCTGGAATTACGCTACACGCCCTACTTGCGCACCGATGAGCGCCTGAGCCAGCACGAGCGTATTGATCAGATGGCACAAATTGTGGATATCGTTGGTGCGGCCAGCAGTCAGCACGAGTATCCGATTGTGACCAGTCAGATCCTCTGCATGCATTCCCGGCTGCCCTACGAAGTCAACCGAGCAATTGTTGATTTAGCTGCGGCAAAACGCGAGTATGTCTGCGCCGTTGATCTAGCGGGTGGTGATGCTCACTATGCAGAGCGGTTGGATGAGTTCGTGCAGCTATACCGCTACGCTCGTGAACTAGGCATCAAGACCACTGGGCATCTATACGAAACACCAGATGGCTGCTATCCTGAGCTACTGCCTTATCTGATGCGTATCGGTCATGGCATTCAGATTCCGCTACGTCATCCAGAACTGCTGCCTCAGGTTGCCCGAGCTGGCCAGTGCTTAGAGATTTGTCCGACCACCTACGTCAAAACAGGCACCCTCTCAAACCTTCAGGAACTCAAGAGCGTGTTCGATCGCTGCTTTGAAGCAGGGGTTGATATTGCCATTTGTACCGATAATGCCGGTCTGCACAATGTCCGGCTGCAATTTGAGTATGAAAATCTGCTGACCCTAGACGTGATTGGCTTCGAGGAGTTGAAGACCTGTCAGGATGCGGCTTTCCGCCATGCCTTTGCCTGGCCCCACACCCAAAGACCAGAGCGGCTGCTAACTGGCTTGCTGGATGTTGCTGCTCAGTAA
- the ndhD1 gene encoding photosynthetic/respiratory NAD(P)H-quinone oxidoreductase subunit D1 has protein sequence MDLNLPEFSNFPWLTTSILLPVVASLFIPLVPDKGDGRTIRWYALVVGLIDFALLVYAFYTEYDFSEPGLQLWESYSWVPQLGLKWSVGADGLSMPLILLTGFITTLAILASWPVTLKPRLFYFLMLAMYGGQIGVFAVQDMLLFFLMWELELIPVYLLLSIWGGKKRLYAATKFILYTAGGSLFILVAALAMAFYGDTVSFDMTTLAGKDYPMTFQLLAYAGFLIAYAVKLPIFPLHTWLPDAHGEATAPVHMLLAGILLKMGGYALLRMNVGMLPEAHVYFAPVLVILGVVNIIYAALTSWAQRNLKRKIAYSSISHMGFVLIGMGSFSDLGTSGAMLQMISHGLIGASLFFLVGATYDRTHTLILSEMGGVAKKMPKVFAMFTACSMASLALPGMSGFVAEVMVFVGFATSDAYSNPFKLVIILLAAVGVILTPIYLLAMLREIFYGPENKALVEHEVLVDAEPREVFIIACLLIPIIGIGFYPKMITQVYDATTQKLVAQLREAAPLTAQLPPALRGAYSSSYATNKLTAPQISSLE, from the coding sequence ATGGATCTCAACCTGCCTGAATTTTCAAACTTTCCCTGGCTGACCACATCAATTTTGTTGCCTGTGGTCGCCTCTCTTTTCATTCCTCTAGTTCCAGATAAGGGGGATGGGCGAACCATTCGCTGGTATGCGCTAGTGGTTGGTCTGATCGACTTTGCCCTGCTGGTCTATGCCTTCTACACGGAATACGACTTCTCAGAGCCAGGTTTGCAACTGTGGGAGAGTTACTCCTGGGTGCCTCAACTGGGCTTGAAGTGGTCGGTGGGCGCTGATGGCCTATCAATGCCGTTGATCTTGCTGACCGGTTTCATCACCACCTTGGCGATCCTGGCATCCTGGCCGGTTACGTTGAAGCCGCGTCTGTTCTACTTTCTGATGTTGGCAATGTACGGCGGCCAGATTGGCGTCTTTGCCGTGCAGGATATGCTCCTGTTCTTCCTGATGTGGGAACTGGAGCTGATTCCGGTGTATCTTCTCCTGTCAATTTGGGGAGGGAAGAAGCGCCTCTACGCAGCAACCAAGTTCATCCTGTACACCGCAGGCGGCTCGCTGTTCATCCTGGTCGCTGCTCTGGCTATGGCCTTTTATGGCGATACCGTCAGCTTTGATATGACCACACTGGCGGGCAAAGACTACCCGATGACCTTCCAGTTGCTGGCCTATGCTGGTTTTCTGATTGCCTACGCTGTAAAGCTGCCAATCTTTCCCCTACACACCTGGCTGCCGGATGCTCACGGTGAAGCCACGGCGCCAGTGCACATGCTACTGGCAGGCATTCTGCTGAAGATGGGTGGCTATGCCTTGCTGCGCATGAACGTTGGCATGTTGCCAGAAGCTCATGTTTATTTCGCTCCGGTTCTGGTGATTTTGGGGGTAGTGAACATCATCTATGCGGCGTTAACTTCCTGGGCGCAGCGGAATTTGAAGCGAAAGATCGCCTACTCCTCGATTTCGCACATGGGCTTCGTGCTGATTGGCATGGGCTCGTTTAGCGATCTGGGGACCAGCGGTGCCATGCTGCAAATGATCTCTCACGGGCTGATCGGGGCGTCGCTGTTCTTCCTAGTGGGCGCTACCTATGACCGCACGCATACCCTGATCCTGAGTGAGATGGGTGGTGTTGCGAAGAAGATGCCTAAGGTCTTCGCGATGTTCACCGCCTGCTCAATGGCTTCGCTAGCATTACCGGGCATGAGTGGCTTCGTTGCCGAGGTCATGGTCTTTGTAGGCTTTGCCACCAGTGACGCCTACAGTAACCCCTTCAAGTTGGTGATCATCCTACTGGCTGCGGTGGGTGTGATTCTGACGCCGATCTACCTGCTGGCCATGCTGCGAGAGATCTTCTACGGGCCTGAGAACAAGGCATTGGTAGAACACGAGGTCTTGGTAGATGCAGAACCCCGTGAAGTATTCATCATTGCCTGCCTGCTGATTCCCATTATTGGCATTGGCTTCTATCCCAAGATGATCACCCAGGTCTACGACGCAACCACTCAAAAATTGGTCGCTCAACTGCGTGAAGCAGCCCCTCTAACGGCACAGCTACCCCCTGCTTTAAGAGGAGCTTACAGCAGCTCTTACGCTACTAACAAATTAACGGCTCCCCAAATTAGCAGTCTGGAGTGA
- a CDS encoding NAD(P)H-quinone oxidoreductase subunit 5: MELIYQYAWLVPVLPLASAFVIGLGLISFNRVTNGLRQANATLAISSIGAAMGLSFAILYSQFSGHPPYEWTFEWASAGDFHLRMGFIIDHLSSLMLVIVTTVAFLVMLYTDGYMAHDPSYVRFYAYLSLFSSSMLGLVISPNLVQVYIFWELVGMCSYLLIGFWFDRPEAADACQKAFVVNRVGDFGLLLGLLSLYWTTGSFEFEGMGEGLRAAVESGSLSLGLATLFAILVFMGPAAKSAQFPLHVWLPDAMAGPTPISALIHAATMVAAGVFLIARMFPVFEVVPGAMDVIAWTGAATAFLGASIAITQNDIKKGLAYSTVSQLGYMVMAMGVGAYGAGLFHLMTHAYFKAMLFLGSGSVIHGMESVVGHDPDVAQDMRVMGGLRKYMPVTATTFLIGTLAISGIPPFAGFWSKDAVLGAAFAANPVLWGIAYLTAGITAFYMFRMYFMTFEGPFRGTEPNLVHDVKLQNSSVLAPAFGPGAMDPKELEHDAHDAHDGHHASEPHESPWTMTLPLAILAVPSIAIGLLGTPFGNYFEAFIHAPGEELAEHGESLSEFAVLAGSSVGISLLGISLATLMYLQGKIDPAKIAKSIEPLYQLSKHKWYFDEVYDFLFVQGSRRTARGVLEVDQKIVDGVVNLAGFVTLVTGEALKYFENGRAQFYALVIFVAVLGLVIASGISG; this comes from the coding sequence ATGGAATTGATATACCAGTACGCCTGGCTTGTCCCGGTCCTGCCCTTGGCGAGTGCCTTTGTAATTGGGCTTGGGCTGATCTCGTTTAACCGCGTGACCAATGGCCTGCGACAAGCCAACGCAACGTTAGCGATTAGCTCAATCGGGGCAGCCATGGGGCTGTCCTTTGCCATCTTGTACAGCCAGTTTTCTGGGCATCCCCCCTACGAATGGACATTCGAATGGGCATCGGCTGGAGATTTCCACCTGCGGATGGGTTTCATCATCGACCATCTCAGCAGCTTAATGCTGGTGATCGTGACCACGGTGGCTTTTCTGGTGATGCTTTACACCGATGGCTACATGGCTCACGACCCGAGCTATGTCCGCTTTTATGCCTACTTAAGCCTATTTAGTTCTTCGATGCTGGGGCTGGTGATTAGTCCCAATCTGGTTCAGGTCTATATCTTCTGGGAACTGGTGGGCATGTGTTCCTACCTGCTCATCGGTTTCTGGTTTGACCGTCCAGAAGCAGCGGATGCTTGCCAAAAGGCGTTTGTGGTGAACCGAGTCGGCGACTTTGGTTTGCTGCTGGGCTTACTGAGCCTTTACTGGACGACTGGCAGCTTCGAATTTGAGGGGATGGGTGAAGGGCTACGGGCTGCGGTTGAGTCAGGCTCATTGAGCTTAGGACTGGCTACCCTGTTTGCCATTCTGGTGTTTATGGGTCCAGCTGCTAAGTCAGCGCAATTCCCTCTACATGTGTGGTTGCCTGACGCTATGGCAGGCCCGACGCCGATCTCGGCGCTGATCCACGCGGCCACGATGGTAGCTGCGGGCGTGTTTCTAATTGCCCGCATGTTCCCTGTGTTTGAAGTGGTACCAGGGGCAATGGACGTCATCGCTTGGACGGGAGCAGCCACTGCCTTTTTAGGCGCCAGCATTGCAATTACCCAAAACGACATCAAGAAAGGACTGGCTTACTCCACGGTTTCGCAGCTGGGTTACATGGTGATGGCGATGGGTGTAGGTGCCTATGGTGCCGGCCTCTTCCACCTGATGACCCATGCTTACTTCAAAGCCATGCTGTTTTTGGGCTCTGGCTCTGTGATTCATGGTATGGAGTCGGTAGTTGGCCACGATCCAGATGTCGCCCAAGACATGCGCGTGATGGGTGGCCTCCGCAAATACATGCCGGTTACGGCAACCACCTTTTTGATCGGTACGCTGGCGATCTCTGGTATCCCACCATTTGCAGGTTTCTGGTCTAAGGATGCCGTTTTGGGCGCAGCCTTTGCTGCTAACCCTGTTCTTTGGGGCATTGCTTATCTGACTGCTGGGATCACGGCGTTCTACATGTTCCGCATGTACTTCATGACCTTTGAGGGGCCGTTCAGAGGGACAGAGCCAAACCTGGTGCACGATGTCAAGTTGCAGAACTCTAGCGTCTTGGCGCCTGCCTTTGGACCGGGTGCTATGGATCCCAAAGAGCTAGAGCACGATGCGCATGATGCGCACGACGGTCATCATGCCAGTGAACCTCATGAATCTCCCTGGACAATGACCTTGCCCCTGGCGATTCTGGCAGTTCCCTCAATTGCCATCGGTTTGCTGGGAACTCCCTTTGGCAACTACTTCGAGGCGTTTATTCATGCTCCTGGCGAGGAACTAGCCGAACATGGGGAATCGCTCAGTGAGTTTGCAGTTCTAGCAGGCAGCTCGGTAGGCATCTCTCTGTTGGGGATCTCCCTGGCAACTCTGATGTACCTACAGGGCAAGATCGACCCGGCCAAGATTGCCAAATCGATTGAGCCGCTCTACCAGCTCTCGAAGCACAAGTGGTACTTCGATGAGGTTTACGATTTTCTGTTCGTTCAGGGTTCGCGACGCACGGCGCGCGGAGTCTTGGAAGTGGACCAGAAAATTGTGGATGGCGTTGTGAACCTGGCTGGGTTCGTGACTCTGGTAACAGGTGAAGCCCTTAAATACTTCGAAAATGGCCGTGCTCAGTTCTATGCCTTAGTCATTTTTGTGGCGGTGTTGGGTTTAGTGATTGCCTCTGGAATTTCCGGTTAG
- a CDS encoding NnrU family protein — translation MLDFPDLRSHLVMAGLLLAFAMVHSGLAALRLRVEKHTGPRLYRVLFALVSISLALVLLIYFFNHRYDGLQLWQVQGVPGVHALVLALSAISFLFLYPATFNLLEIAAIEKPQVHLYETGIIRVSRHPQMVGQVIWCLAHTLWVGSSFMVLTSVGLIAHHLFGVWHGDRRLQLRYGEAFMAVKARTSVVPMAAVLRGDQVLQWQEFLKPAYLGVLIFVIGLYWLHPLLIRAATGVHW, via the coding sequence ATGCTCGACTTCCCTGATCTGCGGTCTCACCTGGTGATGGCAGGGCTGCTGCTAGCGTTTGCGATGGTGCACAGTGGTCTAGCGGCGCTGCGTCTACGGGTTGAGAAGCACACCGGGCCCAGGTTATACCGAGTGCTGTTTGCCTTAGTGAGTATAAGTCTGGCATTGGTGCTGCTGATCTACTTCTTTAATCATCGCTACGATGGCCTGCAACTTTGGCAGGTGCAGGGCGTGCCTGGTGTGCACGCGCTGGTGCTGGCGCTGTCAGCAATATCGTTTCTGTTTCTGTATCCGGCGACCTTTAATCTTTTGGAGATCGCCGCGATCGAGAAGCCGCAAGTCCACCTATATGAGACTGGGATCATTCGTGTGAGCCGCCATCCTCAGATGGTCGGACAGGTTATCTGGTGCCTAGCTCATACACTCTGGGTGGGGTCTTCCTTCATGGTGCTGACCTCAGTAGGGTTGATTGCACACCATCTATTTGGGGTTTGGCATGGGGATCGTCGCTTACAGCTGCGTTATGGCGAAGCGTTTATGGCAGTGAAGGCCAGAACTTCTGTTGTACCGATGGCTGCAGTGTTGCGAGGAGACCAAGTTTTGCAGTGGCAGGAGTTTCTCAAGCCTGCTTATCTAGGCGTTCTCATTTTTGTCATAGGACTTTATTGGTTACATCCGCTACTAATCCGTGCAGCAACCGGAGTTCACTGGTAG
- a CDS encoding co-chaperone YbbN → MFLPVSDETFVQEVLAADLPVLVYFWAPWCGLCRMSNPLLTRFESEWGDQLKLVRINADENFRLANEYRLKTIPALMLFAEGKLVHRLSGFSDREDLRIALEELVAAKPVPIKIY, encoded by the coding sequence ATGTTTCTGCCGGTCAGCGATGAAACGTTTGTACAGGAAGTTTTAGCAGCCGACCTGCCGGTCCTTGTTTACTTCTGGGCGCCCTGGTGTGGTCTATGTCGGATGAGCAATCCGCTATTGACTCGATTTGAGAGCGAGTGGGGGGATCAGCTCAAGCTGGTTCGTATCAACGCTGATGAAAATTTCCGGCTGGCTAATGAATACCGCCTGAAGACGATTCCAGCGCTGATGCTATTTGCAGAAGGCAAGCTAGTTCATCGTCTGTCGGGATTTAGTGACCGCGAAGATCTGCGGATTGCGTTGGAGGAATTGGTGGCAGCCAAGCCAGTTCCAATTAAAATCTATTGA
- the sppA gene encoding signal peptide peptidase SppA, with amino-acid sequence MFKTMQLNRLIALALLFVCFIAAALGIQRRQAQEAAIDLSALQNTNRDRLELLELEGQISGGSFGPNSALGIRDRALKLLDEERVKGVLLTVNSPGGTVAVSQELYHALLKLREKKPVVVSMLDTAASGGYYIASAANKIYANAGTLTGSIGVILSSYNVQELLNRVGVQPQTFKTGPYKDILSPNRSVSEAERTLLQNLLSDTYGQFVRDVAQARNLPEDKVRALADGRIYTGTQAKANGLVDEIGTLDDATEALRTLAKNKDLPLVKSRPGFQDLFGGLLSQSSSNLGLGPSKVLEQLFGLFLKGQGLVSQPELPLWQSNFPQPLLLPAPLSE; translated from the coding sequence ATGTTCAAAACCATGCAGTTGAATCGGCTTATTGCCCTAGCCTTACTCTTTGTCTGCTTCATCGCGGCAGCCTTGGGCATTCAACGCCGCCAGGCTCAAGAAGCCGCCATTGATTTGTCGGCCTTGCAGAATACCAATCGCGATCGGCTAGAGCTGCTGGAGCTAGAAGGACAGATTAGCGGTGGCAGCTTTGGCCCCAATAGCGCTTTAGGAATTCGGGACCGAGCCTTGAAACTGCTTGATGAGGAGCGGGTCAAAGGCGTCTTGCTAACGGTTAATTCGCCCGGTGGCACAGTAGCGGTTAGTCAGGAGCTGTATCATGCCCTGCTCAAGCTGCGGGAGAAAAAGCCAGTTGTGGTCAGCATGTTAGACACAGCAGCAAGCGGCGGCTACTACATAGCGAGTGCAGCTAATAAAATCTATGCCAATGCTGGCACGCTAACTGGCAGTATTGGCGTGATCCTCAGCAGCTACAACGTACAGGAATTGCTCAATCGGGTTGGCGTTCAGCCACAAACATTTAAAACTGGCCCCTACAAAGATATTCTCTCGCCCAATCGTTCGGTATCAGAAGCAGAGCGGACTCTCTTGCAGAATTTGCTTAGCGATACCTATGGGCAATTTGTGCGGGATGTTGCTCAGGCACGCAACTTACCAGAGGATAAGGTCCGGGCTCTGGCCGACGGGCGGATCTATACTGGCACTCAAGCTAAAGCTAACGGTCTGGTTGATGAAATCGGCACGCTTGACGACGCCACTGAAGCTCTACGAACATTGGCTAAGAACAAAGACTTGCCGCTTGTGAAGAGCCGACCCGGTTTTCAAGATCTCTTTGGCGGTCTGCTAAGTCAGAGTTCTAGCAATCTAGGTCTTGGGCCTTCAAAGGTGCTAGAGCAACTATTCGGGTTGTTCTTGAAGGGTCAGGGGTTGGTTTCCCAACCAGAGTTGCCCCTTTGGCAAAGTAATTTTCCGCAACCTCTTCTACTGCCAGCGCCCCTGTCGGAGTAG
- a CDS encoding DUF1825 family protein — translation MGFFDSEIVQQEAKQLFQDYQSLMQLGGSYGKFDREGKKLYIEQMETMMERYRIFMKRFELSDDFMAQMTVNQLQTQLNSFGITPQQMFDQMHTTLERMRSELEAQA, via the coding sequence ATGGGATTCTTTGATTCTGAAATCGTTCAGCAGGAAGCCAAGCAGTTGTTTCAAGACTACCAGTCGTTGATGCAGCTTGGCGGTAGCTACGGCAAGTTTGACCGTGAGGGCAAGAAGCTCTACATCGAGCAAATGGAAACCATGATGGAGCGCTACCGCATCTTTATGAAGCGGTTTGAGCTTTCCGATGATTTCATGGCTCAGATGACGGTCAACCAGCTGCAAACTCAGCTCAACAGCTTTGGCATTACGCCTCAGCAGATGTTTGACCAAATGCACACAACGTTAGAGCGTATGAGGTCTGAGCTTGAGGCTCAGGCTTAG
- a CDS encoding FGGY-family carbohydrate kinase: protein MLTQSNAFVGIDLGTSGLRGVVLNTTGAVVAQAQQTWTSDQNRPEIWKSGLDQILHELKVSSQDYAIRALSVCSTSGSIIPVDQSGQALGPALLYCDPAGREQAQRLGIPTSWGLAKWLWWQETYPDLYPQSFLAHPSDFLLVHLGAESGFTDHNCALKSGFDPAQYDWSATAAHNADMAKFPKVIAPGTVIGQQGNLLLVAGTTDGCAGQLATGAVAPGQVCTSLGTTLIFKGVSLNQISTADGTVYSHLHPDRNSWLPGAASSCGGVVLGHFFPDQNFALLDEQAQIPSGQVCYPLAEPGERFPILDPEFAGFLPKPLSYAALLEGVAFVERLGLERLAELGVQQTGPVYTTGGGCRSPRWLKIRASVLNRSLVLPARPEPAMGAAVLAAAGYWKCSVQKATERLIQPGLEVKPESDWVAWYAKAYQKFKQAVGLPEVAS, encoded by the coding sequence ATGCTAACCCAGTCCAATGCCTTCGTAGGGATTGACCTCGGAACTTCAGGCCTCAGAGGGGTGGTGCTCAACACGACCGGTGCTGTTGTGGCGCAAGCCCAACAGACCTGGACGAGCGACCAAAATCGTCCCGAAATTTGGAAGTCAGGCCTTGATCAAATCTTGCATGAGCTGAAGGTCTCATCTCAGGACTATGCAATTCGCGCCCTCTCGGTGTGCAGCACCTCTGGGAGCATCATCCCGGTTGACCAGAGTGGCCAAGCTTTGGGACCGGCTTTGTTGTATTGCGACCCAGCAGGCCGAGAGCAGGCTCAGCGCTTGGGCATTCCCACAAGTTGGGGCCTGGCCAAGTGGCTTTGGTGGCAAGAAACTTATCCCGACCTGTATCCTCAGAGCTTTCTAGCTCATCCCAGCGATTTCTTGCTGGTGCATTTGGGTGCAGAATCCGGTTTCACTGACCACAACTGTGCGCTTAAAAGTGGTTTTGACCCTGCCCAATATGACTGGTCAGCGACAGCTGCACACAATGCTGACATGGCTAAGTTCCCCAAAGTGATTGCTCCAGGGACAGTAATTGGACAACAGGGCAACCTGCTGCTAGTCGCAGGCACAACCGATGGTTGTGCTGGACAGCTGGCTACGGGAGCCGTTGCCCCAGGGCAGGTCTGCACTTCTCTAGGAACTACTTTGATTTTCAAAGGGGTCAGTCTTAACCAGATCAGCACTGCAGATGGCACTGTCTATTCACACTTACACCCAGACAGAAATAGCTGGCTACCCGGAGCGGCCTCATCCTGTGGGGGTGTTGTACTAGGACATTTTTTCCCTGACCAGAATTTTGCCCTTCTGGACGAGCAAGCTCAGATTCCCAGCGGCCAAGTCTGTTATCCGCTGGCTGAACCAGGAGAGCGATTTCCGATCTTGGACCCTGAATTCGCTGGCTTTCTGCCCAAACCACTGTCCTACGCCGCCCTGCTGGAAGGAGTCGCCTTCGTTGAACGGCTGGGGTTGGAGCGTTTAGCGGAGCTGGGGGTGCAGCAAACCGGACCCGTGTACACGACGGGAGGGGGTTGCCGGAGTCCTCGCTGGTTGAAGATTCGAGCCAGCGTCCTCAACCGTAGCCTGGTCCTACCCGCACGGCCCGAACCTGCCATGGGGGCAGCCGTGTTAGCTGCAGCGGGTTACTGGAAATGCTCTGTACAGAAGGCAACCGAGCGCTTGATTCAGCCCGGCCTCGAGGTCAAGCCGGAAAGCGATTGGGTAGCATGGTATGCCAAAGCTTACCAGAAGTTCAAACAGGCAGTTGGCCTTCCTGAGGTTGCAAGCTGA